One segment of Thermodesulfovibrio sp. 3907-1M DNA contains the following:
- a CDS encoding ABC transporter ATP-binding protein, which produces MLKVKNLHVSVEGRRVLEDINFSLDYGEIAVLFGPNGAGKTTFIMTLMGFPKYKIEKGKIIFKGVDITHMDISERAKLGMGISFQRPPVVRGVSLRKLLKIVSNGKNTDDEILKYAEKLNLTNHLDRDVNDGFSGGEVKRAELLQLLMQKPELVFIDEPESGVDLENIVLIGEMTNHLLGRDQRVKDVKRSAIVITHTGYILDYINADRGYILFNGKLMCRGNPRDILSEIKKNGYRRCATCQ; this is translated from the coding sequence ATGTTAAAAGTAAAAAATCTCCATGTTTCTGTTGAAGGCAGAAGAGTTCTTGAGGATATTAATTTTTCCCTTGATTATGGAGAAATAGCAGTTCTTTTCGGACCAAATGGTGCTGGTAAGACAACATTTATAATGACATTGATGGGATTCCCGAAATATAAAATTGAGAAAGGTAAAATAATCTTTAAAGGTGTGGACATTACACATATGGATATTTCTGAAAGAGCAAAACTTGGAATGGGAATATCCTTTCAGAGACCTCCTGTTGTAAGAGGTGTAAGTTTAAGGAAGCTTCTTAAAATTGTGAGCAATGGCAAAAACACAGATGATGAAATTCTAAAATATGCTGAAAAATTGAATCTTACAAATCACTTAGACAGAGACGTAAATGACGGTTTCTCAGGAGGTGAGGTAAAAAGAGCAGAGTTATTGCAATTACTAATGCAGAAGCCAGAACTTGTTTTTATTGACGAACCAGAAAGTGGAGTTGATCTTGAAAACATCGTATTAATCGGTGAAATGACAAATCATCTTCTTGGAAGAGACCAGAGAGTTAAAGATGTAAAAAGGAGCGCAATTGTAATAACCCACACAGGATATATACTTGACTACATCAATGCTGACAGAGGATACATACTTTTTAATGGGAAACTCATGTGCAGGGGTAATCCAAGAGACATACTATCTGAAATAAAGAAAAATGGCTACAGGAGGTGCGCCACATGCCAGTAA
- a CDS encoding thiazole synthase — protein MDDPLIIRGIEFKSRLWVGTGKYKNFEETARAIEASGTDVVTVAVRRVNIIDRSKENLLDYIDPKKYKILPNTAGCYTVEDALRYARLAREAGVSDMVKLEVIGDEKTLFPDVCGLLKATEILAKEGFIVFPYTNDDPVTAKRLVDAGAAAVMPLGAPIGSGLGIRNPYNIKIILETVNVPVIVDAGVGTASDVSQAMELGCDAVLVNTAIAGAKDPIMMAQALKHAWIAGRLAYKAGRIPKKLYASASSPIEGMLT, from the coding sequence ATGGATGATCCATTAATTATCAGAGGTATTGAGTTTAAGTCAAGGCTATGGGTTGGAACAGGTAAATACAAAAACTTTGAGGAAACTGCCCGTGCAATTGAAGCTTCCGGAACAGATGTGGTAACAGTGGCAGTAAGAAGAGTAAACATCATAGACCGCTCAAAGGAAAATCTTCTTGATTACATTGATCCAAAGAAATACAAAATTCTTCCCAATACTGCAGGTTGTTACACAGTGGAAGATGCCCTTAGGTATGCAAGATTGGCAAGAGAAGCAGGTGTGTCAGACATGGTCAAGCTTGAGGTAATTGGTGACGAAAAAACACTTTTCCCTGATGTATGCGGGCTTCTTAAGGCAACAGAGATTCTTGCAAAAGAAGGCTTTATTGTTTTTCCATACACAAATGATGACCCTGTAACAGCAAAAAGACTTGTTGATGCAGGTGCTGCAGCAGTTATGCCTCTTGGTGCCCCCATTGGCTCAGGACTTGGAATAAGAAATCCCTACAACATAAAGATAATTCTTGAGACCGTAAATGTTCCTGTAATTGTTGATGCAGGAGTAGGAACAGCCTCTGATGTATCACAGGCAATGGAGCTTGGCTGTGACGCAGTTCTTGTAAACACTGCAATTGCAGGCGCCAAAGATCCAATTATGATGGCTCAAGCACTGAAGCATGCATGGATTGCTGGAAGGCTTGCATACAAGGCAGGAAGAATTCCTAAAAAGCTTTATGCCTCTGCAAGCTCACCAATTGAGGGAATGCTTACATGA
- a CDS encoding ferritin-like domain-containing protein, producing the protein MISNELMSKLQKAVARELQVSIQYMWQHVLAKGIKAEAVGKLFKEFAINEMIHAEKIAERIAFYGGIPTTQPDPITIGKNLTEMLQIDKKAEEEAVALYKEIIKMAEKEEDYVTRKLFEQILEEEEIHLDKFSSLLEE; encoded by the coding sequence ATGATAAGCAATGAGCTTATGAGTAAACTGCAGAAAGCAGTTGCAAGAGAGCTTCAGGTAAGCATTCAGTACATGTGGCAACATGTTCTGGCAAAGGGAATCAAAGCAGAGGCAGTGGGTAAACTTTTTAAGGAATTTGCTATTAATGAAATGATTCATGCTGAAAAGATTGCAGAAAGAATTGCCTTTTATGGAGGCATCCCAACAACACAACCAGACCCAATAACAATTGGTAAGAACCTCACGGAAATGCTTCAGATTGACAAAAAAGCAGAAGAGGAAGCTGTTGCGCTTTACAAAGAAATTATCAAAATGGCTGAGAAAGAAGAAGACTATGTAACAAGGAAGCTCTTTGAGCAGATTCTTGAAGAAGAAGAGATTCATCTTGATAAATTCAGTTCTCTTCTTGAGGAATAA
- a CDS encoding heavy-metal-associated domain-containing protein, which translates to MKRIKIFIEGMSCQHCIKRVSQALQKAAVAEADVKIGEATIVFDENKTNIERITQAIEEAGYKLKN; encoded by the coding sequence ATGAAGAGGATAAAAATATTTATTGAAGGAATGAGTTGTCAACATTGTATTAAAAGAGTTTCTCAGGCACTTCAAAAAGCGGCAGTTGCAGAAGCAGATGTAAAAATCGGAGAAGCTACAATTGTTTTTGATGAAAATAAAACAAATATTGAAAGGATTACACAGGCTATTGAGGAAGCAGGGTATAAACTTAAAAATTAG
- a CDS encoding FprA family A-type flavoprotein, giving the protein MKPVELKNQIYWVGVVDWAIRDFHGYETPHGTSYNNYLIVDDEPALLDAVHHDFVHISIENISRIIEPKKIRHIVINHIENDHATGLEKILEIVPNANLYMTERAKKGLSRFMDLSRYKVNVVKSGDSLKTGKRTLHFIETPMMHWPDSMFTYIKEEKLLVSQDAFGQHMATVERFDDEFVQSRSMEELEDAVIDYYANILMPYGNVIKAKIEEIKKLGIEIEMIAPDHGVIWRSHIDKVLSLYSNMVDAKAKLSAVIVYDTMWHSTEQMVFPIAKGLEDEGIPVKIIKLRATPKSVAVKEVWKSRGVIVGCPTLNNGVFPSVAEFLSYLKGLRPKNRLFAAFGSYGWSGEAVKDMYEIAKAMKLDVFEPGIRVLYKPSEEDLAKCYEFGIAFGKALKEYHAKMEV; this is encoded by the coding sequence ATGAAGCCAGTGGAATTAAAAAATCAGATTTACTGGGTTGGCGTTGTTGACTGGGCAATAAGAGATTTTCACGGTTATGAAACACCTCATGGAACAAGTTATAACAACTATCTTATAGTTGATGACGAACCAGCACTGCTTGATGCAGTTCATCATGATTTTGTTCATATTTCAATTGAAAACATCTCAAGAATCATTGAGCCTAAAAAAATAAGGCACATTGTAATAAATCACATTGAAAATGACCATGCTACAGGACTGGAAAAGATTTTAGAGATTGTTCCAAATGCAAATCTTTACATGACAGAAAGAGCCAAAAAGGGATTAAGCAGATTTATGGATTTATCCAGATATAAAGTCAATGTGGTAAAATCAGGAGATAGCCTCAAAACTGGAAAAAGAACCCTCCATTTCATTGAAACACCTATGATGCATTGGCCTGACTCCATGTTTACCTATATTAAAGAAGAAAAACTGCTCGTAAGTCAGGACGCTTTTGGTCAGCACATGGCAACTGTAGAGAGATTTGATGATGAGTTTGTTCAGAGCCGTTCAATGGAAGAGCTTGAAGATGCTGTTATTGATTACTATGCAAACATTCTTATGCCCTATGGAAATGTTATTAAGGCGAAAATTGAGGAAATAAAAAAGCTTGGCATTGAGATTGAAATGATAGCTCCAGACCACGGGGTTATTTGGCGTTCTCACATAGACAAAGTATTGAGTCTTTATTCTAATATGGTTGATGCAAAAGCAAAATTAAGTGCAGTTATAGTCTATGATACAATGTGGCACAGCACTGAGCAGATGGTCTTTCCAATTGCAAAGGGGCTTGAAGATGAAGGGATTCCTGTAAAAATAATTAAACTCAGAGCAACTCCAAAATCAGTGGCAGTAAAGGAAGTTTGGAAGTCAAGGGGGGTTATAGTTGGTTGCCCCACATTAAATAATGGAGTTTTCCCATCAGTTGCTGAGTTTTTAAGTTATCTTAAAGGTCTAAGACCTAAAAACAGGCTATTTGCTGCATTCGGGAGTTATGGCTGGTCTGGTGAGGCAGTAAAAGACATGTATGAAATAGCTAAAGCAATGAAACTTGATGTTTTTGAACCGGGTATAAGAGTTTTATACAAACCATCAGAGGAGGATCTGGCTAAATGCTATGAGTTTGGCATAGCCTTTGGAAAGGCTTTAAAAGAATATCATGCAAAAATGGAGGTGTAA
- the thiE gene encoding thiamine phosphate synthase, which translates to MKYKLYLIGDRKLFPQEEAFLEAVQKALKAGVKAFQLREKDLTAKELYFLAKKMREITKRNDALLFINDRIDVALAIDADGVHLPQSGFPAHVVRKVWKDRFIIGVSTHSVEEAKEASEWADFITFSPVFHTPMKGKPQGIDKLKEVKEAVKCKVFALGGIKLDNLHEVMPYCDGVAMISGILGQKDIEGTVKKFNEILGEKP; encoded by the coding sequence ATGAAGTATAAACTTTATCTCATAGGTGATAGAAAGCTTTTTCCTCAAGAAGAAGCTTTTTTAGAGGCAGTGCAAAAGGCTCTTAAGGCAGGTGTTAAGGCTTTTCAACTAAGAGAAAAGGATTTGACTGCAAAGGAGCTTTATTTTCTTGCAAAAAAAATGCGTGAGATAACAAAAAGAAATGACGCTTTACTATTCATAAATGACAGAATTGATGTAGCTCTGGCTATTGATGCTGATGGAGTTCATCTTCCCCAGAGCGGTTTTCCTGCTCATGTTGTAAGAAAGGTATGGAAGGATAGATTTATCATAGGTGTATCAACCCATTCAGTGGAGGAGGCAAAGGAAGCTTCAGAGTGGGCTGATTTTATAACCTTTAGCCCTGTTTTTCATACTCCAATGAAAGGAAAGCCACAGGGAATAGATAAGTTAAAAGAGGTAAAAGAGGCTGTTAAATGCAAAGTTTTTGCTCTTGGAGGAATCAAGCTTGACAATCTCCATGAAGTAATGCCCTATTGTGATGGAGTGGCCATGATAAGCGGAATTTTAGGGCAGAAGGACATTGAAGGAACAGTGAAAAAATTCAATGAAATTTTAGGAGAAAAGCCATGA
- a CDS encoding rubrerythrin family protein — translation MEKTLKNLMEAFAGESQANRKYLAFAKKAEEEGYPAVAKLFKAAADAETIHAMNHLKAANGIKSTKENLEAAISGETYEFESMYPPMIKDAEAEGATQAKRSFYYANEVEKVHAELFKKALENLDKKLDADYYVCQVCGHTVEGEPPDKCPVCGAPKKMYKKIE, via the coding sequence ATGGAAAAAACACTTAAGAATTTGATGGAAGCCTTTGCAGGTGAGTCTCAGGCAAATAGAAAATATCTTGCCTTTGCAAAGAAAGCAGAGGAAGAAGGATACCCCGCAGTTGCTAAACTTTTCAAAGCTGCTGCTGATGCTGAAACGATTCATGCAATGAATCACCTAAAAGCTGCAAATGGAATTAAAAGCACAAAAGAAAATCTTGAAGCTGCCATCAGTGGAGAAACCTATGAATTTGAAAGCATGTATCCACCAATGATTAAAGATGCAGAAGCAGAAGGTGCTACTCAGGCAAAAAGAAGCTTTTACTATGCTAATGAAGTGGAAAAGGTTCATGCTGAGTTATTCAAAAAAGCCCTTGAAAATCTCGATAAAAAACTGGATGCTGACTACTATGTCTGTCAGGTATGCGGGCATACAGTAGAAGGTGAACCACCAGATAAATGTCCTGTTTGTGGTGCTCCCAAAAAGATGTATAAAAAAATTGAATAA
- a CDS encoding radical SAM/SPASM domain-containing protein — protein MIEYVQFFPTLRCNKTCDFCFNRANRSFESVEFPPDKIEDFVNILKRNNVLHLDILGGEPFLYEALDELVKSAIDHEIKVTISTNGSFEERIERLLKLNKNSRIQIGVSINDGINQSLLDLIKKHKLWIKSVISRKHTPHREIIEFAKNNGIDYYLIYMDAVTEKDLELSMPFYEFMKLIEELKNQYSGIKPVYCKGFTGGDKKYRCPAGTEKITVIPDGAVYPCYLLSGFDEFCIGNVFQNSLYEILNSHKFKIFKTLLNNSCNNKSCNIKEKCRGGCVAHSIIHYNNFSKSDPRCNTKNHEECER, from the coding sequence ATGATTGAATATGTCCAGTTTTTTCCCACACTAAGATGTAATAAAACATGTGACTTCTGTTTTAACAGGGCAAATCGCTCTTTTGAATCTGTAGAGTTTCCTCCAGATAAAATTGAAGATTTTGTAAATATTTTAAAAAGAAACAATGTTCTACACCTTGATATCCTTGGTGGTGAGCCTTTTCTTTATGAAGCTCTTGATGAGCTAGTGAAATCAGCCATTGATCATGAAATAAAAGTAACTATCAGCACAAATGGAAGTTTTGAGGAAAGAATAGAAAGGCTATTGAAACTTAATAAAAATTCCAGAATACAGATCGGAGTATCCATCAATGATGGAATAAATCAAAGTCTTCTTGATTTAATAAAAAAACATAAGTTATGGATTAAAAGCGTTATATCAAGAAAACATACTCCTCACAGAGAAATCATAGAATTTGCAAAAAACAATGGGATTGATTATTATTTAATCTACATGGACGCTGTAACAGAAAAAGATTTAGAGCTATCAATGCCTTTTTATGAATTTATGAAACTAATTGAAGAATTAAAAAATCAGTATTCGGGTATAAAGCCTGTTTACTGTAAGGGATTTACAGGTGGAGATAAGAAATATCGTTGTCCTGCAGGAACGGAAAAAATAACTGTCATACCCGATGGAGCAGTTTATCCCTGTTATCTTCTATCAGGATTTGACGAGTTCTGCATAGGTAATGTTTTTCAAAATTCTCTTTATGAGATTCTCAACTCTCACAAATTTAAAATTTTTAAAACTCTCCTTAACAATTCATGTAATAATAAATCATGTAACATAAAAGAAAAATGCAGGGGAGGTTGTGTTGCTCACAGTATTATTCACTATAATAATTTCAGTAAATCAGACCCAAGATGCAATACTAAAAATCACGAGGAATGTGAACGGTGA
- the thiC gene encoding phosphomethylpyrimidine synthase ThiC produces the protein MTRIELAKKGIITDEVKEVAKEEGISPEMLSKNIAEGKAVITRNVLRDIKPLGIGKGLKTKINANIGTSKDKTDLNEELEKLEIAVHYGADAVMDLSTGGPLKEMRRAVIKHSPVSVGTVPVYEVAVRAIEKYGSIVKMTVDDIFDVIEEHAKDGVDFVTVHCGVTMKIVEMLKSGERVLPIVSRGGSILADWMCYHGRENPLYEQFDRLLEIAKKYDLTLSLGDGLRPGCLADATDKYQLLELITIGKLKEIAVSEGVQCIIEGPGHLPLNHVQTNIKLQKSICREAPFYVLGPLVTDCAMGYDHIAAAIGGALAGMYGADFLCYVTPSEHIRLPDKEDVKEGVIASKIAAHAADLAKGLPQAWQRDNKMAEARRNFDWQAQIALSFDPEKVSSMRAQRPPLQDEKVCSMCGEFCAIKISRRAVEL, from the coding sequence ATGACAAGAATTGAGTTAGCAAAAAAGGGAATAATTACCGATGAAGTAAAAGAGGTTGCAAAAGAGGAAGGTATCTCACCTGAAATGCTTTCTAAAAATATTGCAGAAGGAAAGGCAGTTATAACAAGGAATGTTCTTCGTGATATAAAGCCTCTTGGAATAGGAAAAGGATTAAAAACCAAGATAAATGCCAATATTGGAACATCAAAAGATAAAACAGACCTCAATGAAGAGCTTGAAAAGCTTGAGATAGCTGTCCATTACGGTGCTGATGCAGTAATGGACCTTTCCACAGGAGGTCCACTTAAAGAGATGCGTAGAGCAGTGATAAAGCATTCTCCTGTAAGTGTTGGAACTGTTCCAGTTTATGAGGTTGCTGTAAGGGCAATTGAAAAGTATGGAAGCATAGTAAAGATGACCGTTGACGATATATTTGATGTAATTGAGGAGCATGCAAAGGATGGAGTTGATTTTGTAACAGTTCACTGCGGTGTTACCATGAAGATTGTTGAGATGCTTAAATCCGGTGAGAGAGTTTTACCAATTGTAAGCAGAGGAGGTTCAATCCTTGCAGACTGGATGTGTTATCATGGAAGAGAAAATCCACTTTATGAGCAGTTTGACAGACTTCTTGAGATTGCAAAAAAGTATGATCTCACACTTAGTCTTGGAGATGGATTGAGACCAGGATGTCTTGCTGATGCAACAGATAAATATCAGTTGCTTGAACTCATAACCATTGGTAAACTGAAGGAAATAGCTGTATCAGAAGGAGTTCAGTGCATAATTGAAGGACCCGGGCATCTTCCACTGAATCATGTGCAGACAAACATTAAACTTCAGAAAAGCATATGCAGGGAAGCACCTTTTTATGTTCTTGGTCCTCTTGTAACAGACTGTGCGATGGGTTATGACCACATTGCAGCAGCAATTGGTGGTGCTCTTGCAGGGATGTACGGTGCTGATTTTCTCTGCTACGTTACTCCTTCAGAGCATATAAGGCTTCCTGATAAGGAAGATGTAAAGGAAGGGGTTATTGCATCAAAGATTGCTGCCCATGCAGCAGACCTTGCAAAGGGGTTACCTCAGGCATGGCAGAGAGACAACAAAATGGCAGAAGCAAGAAGAAACTTTGACTGGCAGGCTCAGATTGCTCTGTCCTTTGACCCTGAAAAAGTAAGCTCCATGCGAGCTCAAAGACCACCACTTCAGGATGAAAAAGTCTGCAGCATGTGTGGTGAGTTCTGCGCAATAAAGATTTCACGGAGGGCTGTTGAACTTTAA
- the thiS gene encoding sulfur carrier protein ThiS, translating into MKVRVNGSDMEVKATTIAELLQELEINPQRVVVEVNLEIIKRDRFSEHKIKEGDSIEIVNFVGGG; encoded by the coding sequence ATGAAAGTAAGGGTAAATGGCAGTGATATGGAGGTGAAGGCAACTACAATAGCAGAGCTTTTACAGGAGCTTGAGATAAATCCTCAGAGGGTTGTTGTTGAGGTTAACCTTGAAATAATTAAAAGAGATAGATTCAGTGAGCATAAAATAAAAGAAGGCGACTCAATTGAGATCGTCAACTTTGTTGGAGGAGGATAA
- a CDS encoding transcriptional repressor, which produces MIPKIKWTPQRLAILKYLDGNKQHPSAEEIYEALSKDFPTMSVATVYNVLEFLKTTGKVKEIHVDPEKRRFDPDTTEHHHAICVRCKKVFDIYQKVELPDLYQYLPQFDILDAQLTVHVLCPECKKKKDIKVGLKEYKCSQCDSIRTAKHKPQKCPSCGSRGTLEELKHQN; this is translated from the coding sequence ATGATACCGAAAATAAAATGGACACCGCAGAGGCTTGCTATTTTGAAGTATCTTGATGGAAATAAACAACATCCATCAGCAGAGGAGATTTATGAAGCCTTATCAAAGGATTTCCCTACAATGTCAGTTGCAACAGTTTACAATGTTTTAGAGTTTTTAAAAACAACGGGCAAAGTTAAAGAGATTCATGTTGATCCTGAGAAAAGAAGATTTGATCCTGATACAACTGAACATCATCATGCAATATGTGTAAGATGTAAAAAAGTTTTTGACATTTATCAAAAAGTTGAGCTTCCTGATTTGTATCAGTATCTTCCTCAGTTTGACATTCTTGATGCTCAATTAACAGTACATGTTTTATGCCCTGAATGTAAAAAGAAAAAAGACATCAAAGTGGGATTGAAAGAATATAAATGCTCTCAATGTGATTCAATCAGAACAGCAAAGCACAAACCTCAGAAATGTCCTTCCTGCGGAAGCAGAGGCACTTTGGAAGAACTTAAACATCAAAATTAA
- a CDS encoding flavodoxin family protein produces the protein MKILAILGSPRKGNSEMLLNEAIKLCSEKNYEINLIKACELNISGCTACDGCKDTGECIIHDDMDKIYPLLREANRIIIASPIFFFGVPAQLKLIIDRCQCFWYEKYVLKRPIPEKEFKRKALIMLVGGMKKGQIGVTCSEATLKAFLRTINVSEHRTISYLGYEEPGSLLKNYEVINDLKNAVIELLEND, from the coding sequence ATGAAAATTCTTGCTATACTGGGTTCACCAAGAAAGGGAAACTCTGAAATGCTTCTCAATGAAGCAATAAAGCTCTGTAGTGAAAAAAATTATGAGATAAATCTCATAAAAGCATGTGAACTAAACATCTCAGGCTGCACTGCCTGTGATGGCTGTAAAGATACGGGTGAATGCATTATTCATGATGATATGGATAAAATCTATCCTTTACTAAGAGAGGCAAACAGAATCATAATTGCATCACCCATATTCTTTTTTGGTGTTCCAGCCCAATTAAAGCTTATTATTGACCGATGTCAGTGCTTCTGGTATGAAAAATATGTTTTAAAAAGACCGATTCCGGAAAAAGAGTTTAAAAGAAAAGCTCTCATCATGCTTGTTGGTGGGATGAAAAAGGGACAAATTGGAGTTACCTGTTCAGAGGCAACACTGAAAGCCTTTCTCAGAACAATCAATGTGAGTGAGCACAGAACAATCTCTTACCTCGGATATGAAGAACCCGGCTCTTTATTGAAAAATTATGAGGTAATCAATGATTTAAAAAACGCTGTGATAGAATTGTTAGAAAATGATTGA
- a CDS encoding peroxiredoxin — MDVRMPLLGEKIENRKVKTTHGIINFPGDYAEKWVVLFSHPADFTPVCTTEFVAFQKRIDEFKALNCELIGLSIDQVFSHIKWIEWIKEKLGVEITFPIIADDMGEIARSFGMISPAKGTNTIRAVFVIDPQSVLRLVLYYPQEVGRNIDEIIRAVKALQTSDANNVAIPAGWPNNELIGDKVIIPPASDVKTAQERTKQFENFDWWFCYKKL, encoded by the coding sequence ATGGATGTAAGAATGCCTTTATTAGGTGAGAAAATTGAAAACAGAAAAGTAAAAACAACGCACGGAATCATTAATTTCCCCGGTGATTATGCAGAGAAATGGGTAGTTTTGTTCAGTCATCCTGCAGACTTCACGCCTGTTTGCACAACAGAGTTTGTTGCTTTCCAGAAGCGAATTGATGAATTTAAAGCATTAAATTGTGAGCTTATTGGGCTTTCAATTGATCAAGTATTCTCTCATATTAAATGGATTGAATGGATTAAAGAAAAACTTGGAGTGGAAATAACTTTTCCAATTATTGCAGATGATATGGGAGAAATAGCAAGATCTTTTGGAATGATTTCGCCGGCAAAAGGAACCAATACAATCAGAGCTGTATTTGTTATTGATCCTCAGAGTGTTTTAAGACTTGTTCTTTATTATCCTCAGGAAGTAGGTAGAAACATTGATGAGATTATTAGAGCAGTAAAAGCACTACAGACATCTGATGCTAACAATGTTGCAATTCCTGCAGGATGGCCTAATAATGAATTAATAGGAGACAAAGTAATCATTCCACCAGCCTCTGATGTGAAAACAGCTCAGGAAAGAACTAAGCAGTTTGAAAACTTTGATTGGTGGTTTTGCTACAAGAAACTATAG
- a CDS encoding NAD(P)-binding domain-containing protein produces the protein MKELLVAIIGAGPAGIAAAVELKTAGIKNIAIFEKAGNLCYTIRRLYPEGKRVDRNYKGMNIALEGVCSFETETKEQFLERMEKYIKDYQVEIFYNTEINGLQKNGEFYIIKAGTCSVARAYAVVIATGVFDKPKKPSYPIPEEVKHRVFFELPKELPEGEKILVVGGGNTAAELACILSGRCDVYISYRRPEFFRINEENLRELEKRKDKITFFLGTEIKGVEPEKEGVKVIFTDGYTEVFSKIFYCLGGSTPRNFLEKIGVRFKDSLPDIDEFGESNLERVFLVGDVAVKRGSIVHAFNSAHRAVKRIIEKYSLIYIQNLKFKV, from the coding sequence ATGAAAGAGCTATTGGTTGCCATAATTGGTGCAGGTCCTGCAGGTATTGCTGCAGCAGTTGAATTGAAAACAGCAGGCATAAAGAATATTGCAATTTTTGAGAAAGCTGGTAATCTTTGTTACACAATACGAAGGCTTTATCCTGAAGGTAAAAGAGTGGATAGAAATTACAAAGGCATGAATATAGCTTTAGAGGGAGTATGTTCTTTTGAAACAGAAACAAAAGAGCAATTTCTTGAACGGATGGAGAAATATATTAAAGATTATCAGGTAGAAATTTTTTATAACACAGAAATTAACGGGCTGCAAAAGAACGGAGAATTTTATATTATTAAAGCTGGCACATGTTCTGTTGCCAGAGCATATGCGGTGGTTATTGCTACAGGAGTTTTTGATAAGCCTAAAAAGCCATCATATCCAATTCCTGAAGAAGTAAAACACAGAGTTTTTTTTGAACTTCCAAAAGAGTTGCCTGAAGGAGAAAAAATACTTGTGGTTGGAGGAGGGAATACAGCTGCTGAACTTGCCTGTATTCTATCAGGAAGGTGTGATGTATATATATCATACCGAAGACCTGAATTTTTTAGAATAAATGAAGAAAATCTTAGAGAGCTTGAAAAGAGAAAAGATAAAATAACCTTTTTTTTGGGCACAGAGATAAAGGGAGTTGAACCTGAAAAGGAAGGAGTAAAAGTAATCTTCACTGATGGGTATACTGAAGTATTTTCAAAGATTTTTTACTGTCTTGGAGGAAGCACACCAAGAAACTTTCTTGAGAAAATAGGTGTAAGATTTAAAGATTCACTCCCGGACATTGATGAATTTGGAGAGAGCAATCTTGAAAGAGTATTTCTTGTTGGTGATGTAGCAGTTAAAAGAGGCAGTATAGTTCATGCATTTAATTCAGCGCACAGGGCTGTAAAAAGAATTATTGAGAAATATTCGCTTATTTATATTCAAAATTTAAAGTTCAAAGTTTAA